From a region of the Citricoccus muralis genome:
- a CDS encoding GNAT family N-acetyltransferase has translation MMRPTDQPDGHTGGFTDGLTDERTAEILPGLDLHRFRSSGRPAAEDPRGARMIAAVERGFYEAVPTGAALDQVLDLDAQDQRTYVGVYEAGASPETTEPVGTFAAFSKYLQTGTGREIEGFLISDVTVRSTHRRRGILRAMMRAELDRAAAAGIPVAALSASEATIYRRFGFGVATTRRTVEVDTGGDVALAGPVSGSMRMVEPKDLRDLGPVLYDSAHRQSPGAVGRTAAYSVIETDTWMSKNDGKGTGVLAAVHHDDGGTPRGYVTYTFTGWDQKVPTVKIGVLVASTAASYRAIWDYLVHLDLIQKVEWGFASDDRLLENLLVDPRRVKTTGHADQLWLRLLDVPACLKGRPYHRDGELILEVTDPLGYAAGVWRLTVEGGTADVVKVAVRVGDAEAEPQTVTADLTLEVADLSSVYLGGVSAEVLRQAGRIAEHRPGAAVELTALLAQDRPVFCMTGF, from the coding sequence ATGATGCGGCCCACTGACCAGCCCGACGGGCACACAGGCGGGTTCACAGACGGGCTCACCGACGAACGTACCGCCGAGATTCTGCCCGGCCTGGACCTGCACCGCTTCCGGTCCTCCGGCCGGCCCGCCGCGGAGGACCCCCGCGGTGCCCGCATGATCGCCGCGGTCGAGAGGGGCTTCTACGAGGCAGTCCCCACCGGGGCGGCGCTGGACCAGGTCCTGGACCTGGACGCACAGGACCAGCGCACCTACGTGGGCGTCTATGAGGCCGGAGCGTCACCGGAGACCACCGAGCCGGTCGGCACCTTCGCCGCCTTCAGCAAGTACCTCCAGACCGGGACCGGCCGGGAGATCGAGGGCTTCCTCATCTCGGACGTGACCGTGCGCTCCACCCATCGCCGCCGGGGCATCCTGCGGGCCATGATGCGGGCCGAGCTGGACCGAGCCGCCGCTGCCGGGATCCCCGTGGCCGCGCTGAGCGCCTCGGAGGCCACGATCTACCGGCGGTTCGGGTTCGGGGTGGCCACCACCCGACGCACGGTGGAGGTGGATACCGGCGGTGACGTCGCCCTCGCCGGGCCGGTTTCCGGGTCCATGAGGATGGTTGAGCCGAAGGACCTGCGGGACCTGGGGCCGGTCCTCTATGACAGTGCACACCGCCAGAGCCCCGGCGCCGTGGGCCGCACGGCCGCCTACTCGGTGATCGAGACGGACACCTGGATGTCCAAGAACGATGGCAAGGGCACCGGGGTGCTCGCGGCCGTGCATCACGACGACGGCGGCACACCCCGCGGGTACGTTACCTACACGTTCACCGGCTGGGACCAGAAGGTCCCGACCGTCAAGATCGGGGTGCTTGTGGCGAGCACCGCCGCCAGCTACCGGGCGATCTGGGACTACCTCGTCCACCTGGACCTCATTCAGAAGGTCGAGTGGGGCTTTGCCTCCGACGACCGGCTGCTCGAGAACCTGCTGGTGGACCCGCGCCGGGTCAAGACCACCGGGCATGCGGACCAGTTGTGGCTGCGCCTGCTCGACGTTCCGGCGTGCCTGAAGGGCCGGCCGTACCACCGGGACGGCGAGTTGATCCTGGAGGTCACGGACCCTCTCGGCTATGCCGCCGGGGTCTGGCGGCTGACCGTGGAGGGCGGCACGGCCGACGTCGTGAAGGTGGCCGTGAGGGTGGGCGACGCCGAGGCTGAACCCCAGACGGTCACGGCGGATCTGACCCTGGAGGTCGCCGACCTCTCCAGCGTGTACTTGGGCGGGGTGTCCGCGGAGGTGCTGCGGCAGGCCGGGAGGATCGCCGAACACCGGCCCGGAGCTGCGGTGGAACTGACCGCCCTGCTGGCCCAGGACCGGCCGGTGTTCTGCATGACGGGCTTCTGA
- the rpsA gene encoding 30S ribosomal protein S1: protein MTITSTAPQVAINDIGTAEDFLAAVDATIKYFNDGDLVEGTVVKVDRDEVLLDIGYKTEGVIPSRELSIKHDVDPDEVVAVGDSVEALVLTKEDKEGRLILSKKRAQYERAWGSIEKIKEEDGVVTGTVIEVVKGGLIVDIGLRGFLPASLVEMRRVRDLAPYIGQELEAKIIELDKNRNNVVLSRRAWLEQTQSEVRSNFLHKLEKGQVRTGTVSSIVNFGAFVDLGGVDGLVHVSELSWKHIDHPSEVVEVGQEVTVEVLEVDMDRERVSLSLKATQEDPWQLFARTHALGQVVPGKVTKLVPFGAFVRVEDGIEGLVHISELASRHIDTAEQVVSVNDELFVKVIDIDLERRRISLSLKQANEGVDPEGTEFDPALYGMAAEYDEEGNYKYPEGFDPETNEWLEGFETQRAAWEQQYADAQARWEAHKEQVSRHLNEDAEVAADVESGAASYSSDDNDQVADQGTLASDEALAALREKLTGN from the coding sequence ATGACCATTACCTCCACCGCCCCGCAGGTTGCCATCAATGACATTGGCACTGCTGAGGACTTCCTCGCCGCCGTTGACGCCACCATCAAGTACTTCAACGACGGCGATCTGGTCGAAGGCACCGTCGTCAAGGTCGACCGCGACGAAGTGCTGCTCGACATCGGCTACAAGACCGAAGGCGTCATCCCGTCCCGGGAACTTTCCATCAAGCATGACGTGGACCCGGACGAAGTTGTTGCCGTCGGCGACAGCGTGGAGGCCCTTGTCCTCACCAAGGAGGACAAGGAAGGCCGCCTGATCCTCTCCAAGAAGCGTGCTCAGTACGAGCGTGCCTGGGGCTCCATCGAGAAGATCAAGGAAGAGGACGGCGTCGTCACCGGCACCGTCATCGAGGTTGTCAAGGGCGGCCTCATCGTGGACATCGGCCTGCGCGGCTTCCTGCCCGCCTCCCTGGTCGAGATGCGCCGCGTCCGCGACCTGGCCCCGTACATCGGCCAGGAGCTGGAAGCCAAGATCATCGAGCTGGACAAGAACCGCAACAACGTGGTTCTGTCCCGCCGTGCGTGGCTCGAGCAGACCCAGTCCGAGGTCCGTTCGAACTTCCTGCACAAGCTGGAGAAGGGCCAGGTCCGCACCGGCACCGTCTCCTCGATCGTCAACTTCGGTGCCTTCGTGGACCTGGGCGGCGTCGACGGCCTGGTGCACGTCTCCGAGCTGTCCTGGAAGCACATCGACCACCCGTCCGAGGTCGTCGAGGTCGGCCAGGAAGTCACCGTCGAGGTGCTCGAGGTGGACATGGACCGCGAGCGTGTCTCCCTGTCCCTGAAGGCCACCCAGGAAGATCCCTGGCAGCTCTTCGCCCGTACCCACGCCCTCGGCCAGGTCGTGCCGGGCAAGGTCACCAAGCTGGTTCCGTTCGGTGCGTTCGTGCGCGTCGAGGACGGCATCGAGGGCCTGGTGCACATCTCGGAGCTGGCCTCCCGCCACATCGACACCGCGGAGCAGGTCGTGTCCGTCAACGACGAGCTGTTCGTCAAGGTCATCGACATCGACCTCGAGCGTCGCCGCATCTCGCTGTCCCTCAAGCAGGCCAACGAGGGCGTCGATCCGGAGGGCACCGAGTTCGACCCGGCGCTCTACGGCATGGCTGCCGAGTACGACGAGGAGGGCAACTACAAGTACCCCGAGGGCTTCGATCCCGAGACCAACGAATGGCTCGAGGGCTTCGAGACCCAGCGCGCCGCTTGGGAGCAGCAGTACGCTGACGCCCAGGCCCGCTGGGAAGCCCACAAGGAGCAGGTGTCCCGCCACCTCAACGAGGACGCCGAGGTCGCGGCCGACGTCGAGTCCGGCGCCGCCTCCTACTCCTCCGACGACAACGACCAGGTTGCCGATCAGGGCACCCTGGCCTCCGACGAGGCCCTCGCCGCCCTGCGCGAGAAGCTCACCGGCAACTGA
- a CDS encoding class I SAM-dependent methyltransferase has product MNSPAVNPFPPGLTPPVHRAALTTGFDFAALSRWPYPESSELQAHDAADLLLLDTAQAWWDAGPTDDGGVPPVVVLEDRHGALTLPLLTAGHPVRIGQDALGQERSLDANVATFHESGALEEAGPLSRHGIGPDLVSGARMILLQLPRSLDALEQWAHLIAEHAHEDVLLLAGGRDKHMTPRQNTVLERYFGSVVPGRGRSKSRVITAHRPRRGRPAPFPRTADHEMPGLGPVTLAAHGATFGGTNLDPGTAFLLRSLESDFQRGGLEWAGRKRAVDVGCGNGTIAVYLASQLARLDGVNGLEGMDGLDGLNGLQRVSVVATDQSADACASTRLTASLNRVQDRIEVRRDDALSTFPDASEDLLVLNPPFHAGNTVDTRVAVRLMAASARVLRPGGQLWCVWNSHLRYRPELERLVGPTRQLARDRTFTVTVSTRR; this is encoded by the coding sequence GTGAACTCTCCTGCCGTGAACCCGTTTCCCCCGGGCCTGACCCCGCCGGTCCACCGAGCCGCGTTGACCACCGGCTTCGACTTCGCTGCCCTCTCCCGGTGGCCCTATCCCGAGTCCTCCGAGCTCCAGGCCCACGACGCCGCTGACCTGCTGCTGCTGGACACGGCACAGGCTTGGTGGGATGCCGGGCCGACGGATGACGGCGGCGTCCCTCCGGTCGTCGTCCTCGAGGACCGTCACGGCGCCCTCACCCTGCCTCTGCTGACCGCGGGACATCCCGTTCGGATCGGCCAGGACGCCCTGGGCCAGGAGCGCTCACTCGACGCCAATGTGGCAACGTTCCACGAGTCCGGTGCGTTGGAGGAGGCCGGACCGCTGAGCCGTCATGGCATCGGCCCCGACCTGGTGTCCGGTGCGCGCATGATCCTGCTGCAATTGCCCCGGTCCCTGGATGCCCTGGAGCAGTGGGCGCACCTGATCGCCGAACACGCACACGAGGACGTCCTTCTCCTCGCCGGAGGCCGGGACAAGCACATGACCCCGCGCCAGAACACCGTCCTCGAGCGGTACTTCGGTTCGGTGGTGCCCGGCCGGGGCCGGTCCAAGTCCCGGGTCATCACTGCACACCGCCCGCGGCGGGGACGCCCCGCACCGTTCCCCCGAACTGCCGACCACGAGATGCCCGGGCTGGGCCCAGTCACCCTGGCCGCCCACGGCGCGACCTTCGGGGGGACGAACCTCGATCCGGGGACGGCCTTCCTGCTCCGGTCATTGGAGTCCGACTTCCAGCGGGGTGGGCTCGAGTGGGCCGGACGGAAGCGGGCCGTGGACGTGGGCTGCGGCAACGGCACGATCGCGGTGTACCTGGCCTCGCAGTTGGCGAGGCTGGATGGCGTGAACGGGCTGGAAGGCATGGACGGGTTGGATGGGTTGAATGGGTTGCAGCGTGTGAGCGTCGTCGCGACCGACCAATCCGCGGATGCGTGTGCGTCCACCCGGCTCACGGCGTCACTCAACAGGGTCCAGGACCGGATCGAGGTCCGCCGGGATGATGCCCTGTCCACCTTCCCCGACGCCAGCGAAGACCTCCTCGTCCTCAATCCGCCGTTCCACGCCGGCAACACGGTGGACACCCGGGTCGCGGTGCGCCTGATGGCCGCCTCGGCACGGGTCCTGCGTCCCGGCGGTCAGCTGTGGTGCGTGTGGAACTCGCACCTGAGGTACCGGCCCGAGCTGGAGCGTCTGGTAGGCCCCACCCGGCAGCTCGCCCGCGATCGGACGTTCACCGTGACGGTCAGCACCCGCCGCTGA
- a CDS encoding IMPACT family protein, giving the protein MSEEQPGSRASRYTVLPSITISTPIVHELEIKRSRFIGHALRVTAEDEARAFIAALRKRHHEARHVCSAFILGPDRDAMRSSDDGEPAGTAGVPMLEALSQRETHSQPGGTAVRDLSDVCVAVVRYFGGVKLGAGGLVRAYSDAVSATLDQTVTVTRQRMVLAGVDAPHGEAGRWENELRAAGFHVQETRYGSGSATLVVAVPDDGRSSAAFTERLASVTAGAGHVHTLGTEWVDLP; this is encoded by the coding sequence ATGTCTGAGGAGCAGCCCGGGTCCCGGGCATCTCGCTATACGGTGCTCCCGTCGATCACGATCAGCACCCCGATCGTCCACGAACTGGAGATCAAGCGCTCTCGCTTCATCGGCCATGCCCTCCGCGTCACGGCCGAGGACGAGGCGCGAGCGTTCATCGCGGCGCTCCGGAAGCGACACCACGAGGCCAGGCATGTGTGCAGCGCGTTCATCCTCGGCCCGGACCGGGACGCCATGCGCTCCTCGGACGACGGCGAACCCGCCGGCACAGCGGGTGTCCCCATGCTCGAGGCGCTGAGCCAGCGGGAGACCCACTCACAGCCCGGGGGCACGGCCGTGAGGGACCTGTCCGACGTCTGCGTCGCCGTCGTCCGCTATTTCGGCGGGGTGAAGCTCGGCGCCGGAGGCCTGGTCCGCGCCTACTCGGACGCCGTCTCCGCCACCCTGGACCAGACCGTGACGGTGACGCGGCAGCGCATGGTGCTGGCCGGCGTCGACGCTCCGCATGGCGAGGCCGGGCGATGGGAGAACGAGCTGCGCGCCGCGGGCTTCCATGTCCAGGAGACCCGCTACGGCTCCGGATCCGCCACGCTGGTGGTGGCCGTGCCCGACGACGGCCGGTCCAGTGCCGCGTTCACCGAGCGGCTGGCGTCCGTCACCGCAGGGGCGGGACACGTGCACACGCTGGGCACCGAGTGGGTGGACCTGCCGTGA
- the coaE gene encoding dephospho-CoA kinase, with translation MTAGDGSIGGGLHMLTRLHNRLGLRTGPAIFFISALIIAVFTLAMAIFPGPVQGAFGVVSTYLRYDVGWFYTLGTTLLVVFAVGLALSRFGRVKLGDDDSEPEFSGLAWFGMLFAAGIGATLMFWGVAEPMNHYANPPLYGTEPLSDQAATQALAISNFHFGIHMWALLVVPGLCFGYFTYKRKLPPRVSSALQPLLGDRIHGPWGKLVDIISVLSTVFGLAVSVGLGAMQINSGMNYVMGVPISGWLQAGIVAIITGIALASAVAGLDKGIKRLSYLNIVLAIVLLVYVLMWGATMDTVRGIVESAGAYLSNLPMLSFFNDTFGGGEWSGDWTVFYYAWTVTWSPFVGLFIARISRGRSIRAFVTACLGLPTAFVVIWFGIYGLSAFTVDRAEGTSGSLTETIVTNGNVEAALFQLLQSYPLYLVTAVLALIVIVIFFVTSLDSGALVLDSMASGHEDVGPKRQRVFWAVSVGLVCAVILVTSGENGLNALQEVIIVIGAPVMALSLFQAWLLLQALREDAGTARPLRTRQWKKVLPIEEYHRRAHEDEHDLDEYVIRPEYEVGTEPEYEALQPNTYHRQQALEGRGLLTIGLTGGIASGKSLVARDLAQAGAVVIDADELARAAVAPGSEALSEIREVFGPEVIAENGELDRQALAQLVFGNTVARESLNDIVHPRVRQEIQRIAREAGPEAVVVVDLPLLVETASAGEFDMVLTVETPAEARVNRLVHERGMSMQQAWARVDSQATDAERREIADQVIVNDASLNDLSEATRGFWDEYVQPVLDEHHASTAADSATNDGGAS, from the coding sequence ATGACCGCCGGTGACGGCTCGATCGGAGGGGGACTCCACATGCTGACCCGATTGCACAACCGACTCGGTCTGCGCACCGGCCCGGCCATCTTCTTCATCTCAGCGTTGATCATCGCCGTCTTCACCCTGGCGATGGCGATCTTCCCGGGACCGGTCCAAGGCGCCTTCGGGGTGGTCTCCACGTACCTCCGCTATGACGTCGGTTGGTTCTACACCCTCGGCACCACACTGCTGGTGGTCTTCGCGGTGGGACTGGCCCTGAGCCGCTTCGGCCGCGTCAAGCTCGGCGACGACGACTCCGAACCCGAGTTCTCCGGACTGGCGTGGTTCGGCATGCTCTTCGCCGCCGGCATCGGCGCCACCCTGATGTTCTGGGGCGTGGCCGAGCCGATGAACCACTACGCCAACCCGCCGCTGTACGGCACCGAGCCCCTCTCGGACCAGGCCGCCACGCAGGCCCTCGCCATCTCCAACTTCCACTTCGGCATCCACATGTGGGCGCTGCTGGTGGTCCCCGGGCTGTGCTTCGGCTACTTCACCTACAAGCGCAAGCTGCCGCCGCGCGTGTCCTCGGCCCTGCAGCCCCTGCTCGGGGACCGGATCCACGGACCCTGGGGCAAGCTCGTGGACATCATCTCCGTGCTGTCCACCGTGTTCGGCCTGGCGGTCTCCGTGGGCCTGGGCGCCATGCAGATCAACAGCGGCATGAACTACGTCATGGGCGTCCCCATCAGCGGCTGGTTGCAGGCCGGCATCGTCGCCATCATCACGGGCATCGCCCTGGCCTCCGCCGTGGCCGGTCTGGACAAGGGCATCAAGCGACTGTCCTACCTGAACATCGTGCTGGCGATCGTACTGTTGGTCTACGTGCTCATGTGGGGCGCCACCATGGACACCGTGCGCGGGATCGTCGAGTCGGCGGGGGCATACCTGTCGAACCTTCCGATGCTCTCCTTCTTCAACGACACCTTCGGCGGCGGAGAATGGTCGGGCGACTGGACCGTCTTCTACTACGCCTGGACCGTGACCTGGTCGCCCTTCGTCGGGCTGTTCATCGCCCGGATCTCCCGCGGCCGCTCGATCCGCGCCTTCGTCACCGCCTGCCTCGGCCTGCCGACGGCCTTCGTGGTCATCTGGTTCGGCATCTACGGTCTGAGCGCCTTCACCGTCGACCGGGCGGAGGGGACCTCGGGGTCTCTGACCGAGACGATCGTCACGAACGGGAACGTGGAGGCGGCACTCTTCCAGTTGCTGCAGTCCTACCCGCTGTACCTGGTCACCGCCGTCCTGGCTTTGATCGTCATCGTCATCTTCTTCGTGACGTCACTCGACTCCGGGGCCCTGGTCCTGGACTCCATGGCCTCCGGACACGAGGACGTGGGCCCGAAACGCCAGCGCGTGTTCTGGGCCGTGTCCGTGGGACTGGTCTGCGCCGTCATCCTGGTGACCTCGGGTGAGAACGGCCTGAACGCGCTGCAAGAGGTCATCATCGTCATCGGCGCACCGGTCATGGCCCTGTCCCTGTTCCAGGCCTGGCTGCTGCTCCAGGCCCTGCGCGAGGATGCCGGAACCGCCCGGCCACTGCGCACCCGGCAGTGGAAGAAGGTGCTGCCGATCGAGGAGTACCACCGCCGTGCCCACGAGGATGAGCATGACTTGGACGAGTACGTGATCCGGCCCGAGTATGAGGTGGGCACCGAACCCGAGTACGAGGCGCTCCAACCGAACACCTATCACCGGCAACAGGCCCTGGAAGGACGCGGGCTGTTGACGATCGGCCTGACCGGTGGCATTGCCTCCGGGAAGTCCCTTGTGGCCCGTGACCTCGCTCAGGCGGGCGCCGTGGTCATCGACGCCGACGAGCTGGCCCGAGCGGCCGTCGCCCCAGGGTCCGAGGCCCTGTCGGAGATCCGTGAGGTCTTCGGTCCGGAGGTGATCGCCGAGAACGGTGAACTGGACCGCCAAGCCCTGGCGCAGCTCGTCTTCGGCAACACCGTGGCCCGGGAGAGCCTCAATGACATCGTCCACCCGCGGGTCCGGCAGGAAATCCAGCGGATCGCTCGTGAGGCCGGACCCGAGGCGGTGGTGGTTGTCGACCTGCCGCTGCTGGTGGAGACGGCGTCTGCGGGTGAGTTCGACATGGTGCTCACCGTGGAGACACCTGCGGAGGCGAGGGTCAATCGGCTCGTGCATGAGCGCGGGATGTCCATGCAACAGGCCTGGGCGCGGGTGGATTCTCAGGCCACGGACGCCGAACGTCGGGAGATCGCAGACCAGGTCATCGTCAATGATGCGAGCCTCAACGACCTCTCCGAGGCGACGCGTGGCTTCTGGGACGAGTATGTGCAGCCGGTCCTTGACGAGCACCACGCCAGCACCGCTGCGGACAGCGCGACCAACGACGGTGGTGCGTCGTGA
- the coaE gene encoding dephospho-CoA kinase, with product MTEVNETEAGIVKPRLHIGLTGGIASGKSTVAAELSALGAIVVDADALSRAVVEPGSEGLRRVREALGPTAIAADGSMDRAAVGKLVFADAEARALLNGIIHPLVRAEGRRLVTEAGPDAVVVQDVPLLVESGQAGAYDLVLVVEADPEERVVRMVRDRGMTEDDARARMAAQATDEQRRAAADVLIVNDAGLEDLRRTTRRVWEQYVTPRLQGSTSGPHGGQDGGQTGWPTDGA from the coding sequence GTGACCGAAGTGAACGAGACGGAAGCCGGCATCGTCAAGCCCCGGCTGCACATCGGTCTGACGGGCGGCATCGCCTCCGGCAAGTCCACGGTGGCCGCGGAGCTGTCCGCCCTCGGCGCCATCGTGGTGGACGCGGACGCCCTCTCCCGCGCTGTCGTGGAGCCAGGCAGTGAAGGCCTGCGCCGCGTGCGTGAGGCACTGGGCCCCACCGCGATCGCGGCGGACGGATCCATGGACCGCGCCGCCGTCGGGAAGCTGGTGTTCGCCGATGCGGAGGCCAGGGCGCTGCTGAACGGGATCATCCACCCCCTGGTGCGGGCCGAGGGCCGGAGGCTGGTCACCGAAGCCGGTCCGGACGCCGTCGTGGTCCAGGACGTGCCGTTGCTGGTGGAATCCGGGCAGGCGGGGGCCTACGACCTCGTGCTGGTCGTGGAGGCGGATCCGGAGGAGCGGGTGGTGCGGATGGTGCGGGACCGGGGGATGACTGAGGATGACGCGCGGGCGCGAATGGCCGCCCAGGCCACGGACGAGCAGCGCCGTGCCGCGGCGGACGTGCTCATCGTCAACGACGCCGGCCTGGAGGACCTGCGCCGGACCACCCGACGCGTCTGGGAGCAGTACGTCACACCGCGCCTGCAGGGGTCGACGAGCGGGCCGCATGGCGGGCAGGATGGCGGGCAGACAGGCTGGCCGACGGACGGAGCCTGA
- the uvrB gene encoding excinuclease ABC subunit UvrB, whose product MSLAQKINRQVAPFEVISDYQPSGDQPKAIAELAERVQAGEKDVVLLGATGTGKSATTAWLVEKVQRPTLIMVQNKTLAAQLANEFRELLPNNAVEYFVSYYDYYQPEAYVPQSDTFIEKDSSINEEVERLRHSATNALLTRRDVVVVATVSCIYGLGTPEEYIEQMVTLQRGAEMGRDTLLRQFVAMQYVRNDQDFHRGTFRVRGDTVEIIPMYEELAIRIEFFGDEIEAIQTLHPLTGHVVREEEEMYIFPASHYVAGDERMRGAITTIEDELRDRLQEFESQNKLLEAQRLRMRTTYDLEMMQEMGYCNGIENYSRHIDGRDAGSAPHCLLDYFPDDFLLVVDESHVTIPQIGAMYEGDMSRKRTLVEHGFRLPSAMDNRPLKWGEFQERIGQTVYLSATPGKYELGQADGVVEQIIRPTGLVDPELVVKPTQGQIDDLLEEIRVRSERNERVLVTTLTKRMAEDLTEYLLEHGVKVEYLHSDVDTLRRVELLRDLRKGVFDVLVGINLLREGLDLPEVSLVSILDADKEGFLRSATSLIQTIGRAARNVDGQVHMYADRITDSMRQAIDETNRRREVQEAYNTEHGIDPTPLRKKIADITDQLAREDADSADFLAGMGGVKSGFDYGMGKRGYTATITDEQRAAAAHAAEGDSAGGSGGTGAPDFAKLPAKDLSELIEQMSAQMHQAAVDLQFELAARIRDEVSELKKELRQMQREGHA is encoded by the coding sequence ATGAGTCTGGCGCAGAAGATCAACCGGCAGGTCGCCCCCTTCGAGGTCATCTCGGACTACCAGCCCTCCGGTGACCAGCCGAAGGCGATCGCCGAGCTCGCCGAGCGCGTCCAGGCCGGGGAGAAGGACGTCGTCCTGCTCGGTGCCACCGGTACTGGCAAGTCGGCCACTACGGCCTGGCTGGTCGAGAAGGTGCAGCGTCCCACGCTCATCATGGTGCAGAACAAGACGCTCGCGGCGCAGCTGGCCAATGAGTTCCGGGAGCTGCTGCCGAACAACGCGGTCGAGTACTTCGTCTCCTACTACGACTACTACCAGCCGGAGGCGTACGTCCCTCAGTCGGACACCTTCATCGAGAAGGACTCCTCGATCAACGAGGAGGTTGAGCGGCTGCGCCACTCCGCCACCAATGCCCTGCTGACGCGCCGTGACGTGGTGGTGGTCGCCACCGTGTCCTGCATCTACGGCCTGGGCACCCCGGAGGAGTACATCGAGCAGATGGTCACGCTGCAGCGGGGCGCGGAGATGGGCCGGGACACGCTACTGCGCCAGTTCGTGGCCATGCAGTACGTGCGCAATGACCAGGACTTCCACCGCGGGACCTTCCGGGTCCGCGGGGACACGGTCGAGATCATCCCGATGTACGAGGAACTGGCCATCCGGATCGAGTTCTTCGGAGACGAGATCGAGGCCATCCAGACACTCCACCCCCTGACCGGGCACGTGGTCCGCGAGGAGGAGGAGATGTACATCTTCCCTGCCTCGCACTACGTGGCCGGTGACGAGCGGATGCGCGGCGCCATCACCACCATCGAGGACGAACTGCGGGACCGTCTGCAGGAGTTCGAGTCCCAGAACAAGCTCCTCGAGGCGCAGCGTCTGCGGATGCGCACCACCTATGACCTCGAGATGATGCAGGAGATGGGGTACTGCAACGGCATCGAGAACTACTCGCGGCACATCGACGGCCGCGATGCCGGTTCTGCCCCGCACTGCCTGCTGGACTACTTCCCGGACGACTTCCTGCTCGTGGTGGACGAGTCCCACGTGACCATCCCGCAGATCGGGGCCATGTACGAGGGGGACATGTCCCGCAAGCGCACCCTGGTGGAGCATGGGTTCCGGTTGCCGTCCGCCATGGACAACCGTCCCCTGAAGTGGGGCGAGTTCCAGGAGCGCATCGGCCAGACCGTCTACCTGTCCGCCACGCCCGGCAAGTACGAGCTGGGCCAGGCCGACGGGGTGGTGGAGCAGATCATCCGGCCCACGGGGCTGGTGGACCCGGAACTGGTGGTCAAGCCGACCCAGGGCCAGATCGACGACCTGCTCGAGGAGATCCGCGTCCGTAGCGAGCGTAACGAGCGGGTGCTCGTGACCACGCTGACCAAGCGCATGGCCGAGGATCTCACCGAGTACCTGCTTGAGCACGGGGTCAAGGTGGAGTACCTGCACTCGGACGTGGACACCCTGCGGCGCGTGGAGCTGCTGCGAGACCTGCGCAAGGGCGTCTTCGACGTCCTGGTGGGTATCAACCTGCTGCGCGAGGGACTGGATCTGCCCGAGGTCTCCCTCGTGTCCATCCTGGACGCGGACAAGGAGGGATTCCTGCGCTCCGCCACGTCACTGATCCAGACCATCGGCCGTGCGGCCCGCAACGTGGACGGACAGGTCCACATGTATGCCGACCGGATCACCGATTCCATGCGGCAGGCCATCGACGAGACCAACCGGCGCCGCGAGGTGCAGGAGGCCTACAACACGGAACACGGCATCGACCCGACGCCGTTGCGCAAGAAGATCGCGGACATCACCGACCAACTCGCCCGGGAGGACGCCGACTCCGCGGACTTCCTCGCCGGCATGGGCGGGGTCAAGAGCGGCTTCGACTACGGAATGGGCAAACGCGGTTATACCGCCACGATCACTGACGAGCAACGTGCCGCAGCCGCCCACGCGGCCGAGGGCGACTCGGCTGGCGGTTCCGGCGGGACAGGTGCCCCGGACTTCGCGAAGCTGCCGGCCAAGGACCTGTCCGAGCTGATCGAGCAGATGAGTGCGCAGATGCACCAGGCCGCGGTCGACCTGCAGTTCGAGCTGGCCGCTCGCATCCGTGACGAGGTGTCCGAGCTGAAGAAGGAGCTGCGGCAGATGCAGCGCGAGGGCCACGCCTGA